From Papilio machaon chromosome 29, ilPapMach1.1, whole genome shotgun sequence, one genomic window encodes:
- the LOC106717037 gene encoding zinc finger protein 181, whose translation MESKTEAAKNLLCMACLCVEKSLKEFISLDIIKYYLDCINEISLCDIPKSITICWECEAILKRAVSFREQVKDSYRILQTYTSENLAERLLSDVSRPPRLKVVVNKNIDITPKNDWLQDWSQLDCVKDELKIEDDNIRNNLEEINTLLSDSSDIDQDRHTEITNIQNQNEKTDGTSQDKDIDTNRPKDLQIVCVKDELKIEYDKDLQDYSDTKDTLSSDCSDLELDSELQKFIRSKKNIKNKRERGKVVKKGKLKESSKKSKKSLEESRKILTIELTYEDMLLEREKEKGRDVFNKAKYKCDTCIIGYNSYKTYNTHVTNKHKSDIGKHRCPICSVLLSSVESFTEHCKRHFRRYECGICQKRTIDKKAIEQHYYTTHEISLKEYQCNLCGKISNSIDSHRYHRDSHKSRVQCTDCEKTFSHRAGLVNHRLAVHELQNTFPCTICDKVFRWRTSLKRHLEKHDTKTKATNSGAAFCVTCSIEFSSICSYKRHLRNSLKHVSRDQLKFICDHCNKRFADKTKLRDHIEDKHLHKVYNCHICNKATKNRVGLDQHIRYVHRDRPNNKMCHYCGKGFPTKVQLESHIRTHTGERPFICEYCPTTFSQKSNLYKHNRQVHLNIKTKRYNICKKRKEDKKDVYPSTEEKVNELQKSCPELFLGKGNSEQFIVSW comes from the exons atgGAGTCTAAAACTGAGGCTGCAAAGAATTTGCTCTGTATGGCCTGTTTGTGTGtggaaaaatctttaaaagaaTTCATATCACTTGATATTATCAAGTATTATTTGGATTGTATTAACGAAATTTCt CTCTGTGATATACCAAAGTCTATAACAATATGCTGGGAGTGTGAAGCAATTTTGAAGAGAGCTGTTAGCTTCAGGGAACAAGTTAAAGATTCATATCGGATACTGCAGACTTACACGAGTGAA aatCTTGCAGAACGTCTTCTGTCAGATGTGTCTAGACCTCCTAGATTAAAAGtggttgttaataaaaatatcgatattACACCAAAAAATGATTGGTTACAAGATTGGAGTCAATTAGATTGTGTTAAAGATGAATTGAAAATTGAAG ATGACAATATAAGGAATAATTTGGAAGAGATAAACACTTTGTTATCGGATAGTTCAGATATAGACCAAGATAGACACACTGAGATCACCAATATTCAG aaccAGAATGAAAAGACTGATGGGACATCTCAGGACAAAGATATTGATACAAACAGACCGAAAGATTTGCAGATTGTTTGTGTTaaagatgaattaaaaattgaatatgaCAAAG atttacaagATTACTCAGACACAAAAGACACTTTATCATCAGACTGTTCCGATTTGGAACTGGACAGTGAATTACAGAAGTTCATAAGATCAaagaagaatataaaaaataaaagagaacGAGGTAAAGTTGTCAAAAAGGGAAAGTTAAAGGAGAGTTCTAAAAAG tcGAAAAAATCATTAGAAGAGAGTCGTAAGATATTAACAATTGAATTGACATACGAAGATATGTTGTTGGAAAGAGAGAAAGAAAAAGGAAGAGATGTGTTTAACAAAGCGAAGTATAAATGTGATACATGTATTATTGGATATAATAGTTACAAAACTTATAATACACatgtaacaaacaaacataagtcg GATATAGGTAAGCACAGATGTCCTATATGCAGTGTTTTACTTTCTTCGGTTGAATCTTTTACTGAACATTGTAAAAGACATTTTAGGag ATACGAGTGCGGGATCTGTCAGAAACGTACCATAGACAAGAAGGCGATAGAGCAGCATTATTATACAACGCATGAGATATCTTTAAAGGAATATCAATGTAATCTGTGCGGGAAGATAtctaa TTCAATAGACAGCCATCGCTACCATAGAGACAGTCACAAATCTAGAGTTCAGTGCACAGATTGTGAGAAGACATTTAGTCATAGAGCGGGCCTCGTCAACCATAGACT AGCGGTACACGAATTACAAAACACATTCCCTTGTACAATATGTGATAAAGTATTTCGTTGGAGGACTAGTTTGAAACGACATCTCGAAAAACATGATACTAAg ACAAAGGCGACAAATAGTGGGGCAGCTTTTTGTGTCACTTGTAGTATAGAATTCTCATCAATATGTTCCTACAAGAGACATTTACGTAATAGTTTAAAACATGTATCAAGAGATCAACTAAA aTTTATATGCGACCATTGTAATAAACGTTTCGCGGACAAAACTAAACTTAGAGATCATATAGAagataaacatttacataaagtatataattgtcatatatgtaataag GCTACAAAGAATCGAGTTGGTCTAGATCAACATATAAGATATGTACATCGGGACAgacctaataataaaatgtgtcaTTACTGTGGCAAAGGATTTCCt actAAAGTTCAGTTAGAATCTCATATTCGTACACATACAGGGGAGAGACCTTTCATATGTGAATACTGTCCTACGACATTTTCACAGaaatctaatttatataaacataacaGACAG gtacatttaaacattaaaactaaaagataCAATATCTGTAAGAAGAGaaaagaagataaaaaagatGTATATCCTTCGACGGaagaaaaagtaaatgaaTTACAGAAGAGTTGTCCTGAATTATTTCTTGGTAAAGGAAATTCTGAACAATTTATTGTCAGTTGGTGA